A DNA window from Molothrus ater isolate BHLD 08-10-18 breed brown headed cowbird chromosome 2, BPBGC_Mater_1.1, whole genome shotgun sequence contains the following coding sequences:
- the ARL6 gene encoding ADP-ribosylation factor-like protein 6, whose translation MGLFDKLAGWLGLKKKEVHVLCLGLDNSGKTTIINKLKPSNAQTQDIVPTIGFSIEKFKTSSLSFTVFDMSGQGKYRDLWEHYYKEGQAIIFVIDSSDKLRMVVAKEELDTLLNHPDIKHRRLPILFFANKMDLRDAVSSVKVSQLLSLENIKDKPWHICASDALKGEGLQEGVDWLQGQMQAMKT comes from the exons ATGGGATTGTTTGACAAGCTGGCAGGATGGCTTGGCCTGAAGAAAAAGGAGGTTCACGTCTTGTGCCTTGGCTTGGACAACAGCGGCAAAACAACGATCATCAATAAACTTAAACCTTCAAAT GCTCAAACTCAGGACATCGTTCCAACAATAGGATTCAGTATAGAGAAATTCAAAACTTCAAG tttgTCTTTCACAGTGTTTGATATGTCAGGTCAAGGGAAATACAGAGACCTCTGGGAACACTACTACAA AGAAGGCCAAGCCATTATTTTTGTCATTGATAGCAGTGACAAATTAAGAATGGTTGTGGCCAAAGAAGAACTTGACACCCTTCTGAATCATCCAG ACATCAAGCACCGCCGGCTGCCTATTCTCTTCTTTGCTAACAAGATGGACCTCAGGGATGCAGTGTCATCTGTGAAAGTGTCTCAGCTGCTGTCCTTAGAAAACATCAAAGACAAGCCCTGGCATATCTG tgCCAGTGATGCTCTTAAAGGAGAAGGATTACAAGAAGGTGTGGATTGGCTCCAAG GTCAGATGCAAGCAATGAAGACATGA